One Cucurbita pepo subsp. pepo cultivar mu-cu-16 chromosome LG11, ASM280686v2, whole genome shotgun sequence DNA window includes the following coding sequences:
- the LOC111804907 gene encoding uncharacterized protein LOC111804907 isoform X1 has translation MSMLDSPTCFVDAAASHNTVFIDTSLGTHLAMAVSDGDIVSDIKGKIEKEHPLCFPHLGTVKIHAIKVTRKGHFYHLSDSMYLKSAFVGYNDCWFLSVDASIVDGQSTDPNTGNLSTYFERAGDSSVDRINVARNNHGGHVPNHDAPQLQDIVTQEYVNEKAPSRKDLTTEKEEVTHSVENCSKHQSGRIRNGYEGLNETLESLPTVKVNRKSKKRKTKLISEHEVVNHTGDDNDQNPLQQVVGSGEKSREYAHNEVFDHPIMERKSNVGEPGQVSSSNARDESEHGRTLKFNLSEEAEVDDKNSKSKYLMDNTSLVGAAQAGFIAKKMPMIEMTSGVMNGVEGNRVFVSESSKATSTPKVTSEYLSDMKQTAKVVVGSLSTEPDDQLPKTGSSYEKKKTRKRKSKLSCCPNEAVGLISSRVEDQQDASRESDITTVPSQDIEEASIPNLLGASRKRHNDSSDKIAETSAPSLVGESCDDKNNIELGDVQSIRNASDKAVLGVKGMIDSKDIASKSKDPADLQKSISTSEDANNVRGNHLTCKTGKVVPILEGREFLQVTDTKASMVENCHSSSWDGTDANIKAADISESVHLKGTTENAKHGKKRKIKKSRGSAEERQINLVTVGAGDTAQDILPTEPQSSTLGDNSCSKAEIGENNVSLMKGENTTSTSLIPDVAENAKHGKKRKIKKSRGSAEERQINLVTAGAGDTAQDIPPTEPQSSTLGDNSCSKAENGENNVSLMKGENTRSTSLIPDVRYIDIDKPIISKVGPSMQINQTQAVAKDMDGQVRKKNKKRPVASMKSTPDLQEESIGNEDSFPSKRIDKEVKPVSIAAKKTKFPKADLRNEIEKANLDSTLVSEVETTPSICKKSKTVGPSLTPSLVSEGYEERPIEANRCSNTSKDGTTVNVDNHGEVPYKGDKVGIEQKAVELQHESVEVHVDKLSRENSPDTLLKSKRKKKSLSACSSAVSLSTQNKQKSDENTETEEHWQTSNSSALKLHVDNKLKKNSRGGVNSLPSNEHKQQTSDSNKAARVREKVVDSSRGSTEIYSETPALPKARPKLKNSANMAQQDQKHSGSQSTVIGHPLGEQKPSRSGKQDDTQSRRKNSLLTSGGIFKDASSDSSEDEGGIADSDARSPDNSLISNFSDGESNGSVDLERTNTRRSMRKKEPSSPENMTLDIILRSSSRYKKAKLTAVQSLQDDTESQPVDFVPDSQPNI, from the exons ATGTCGATGCTGGATTCTCCCACATGTTTCGTCGATGCTGCGGCGTCTCACAATACTGTTTTCATTGACACCAGCCTCGGCACTCACTTGGCGATGGCCGTCTCAGACGGTGATATCGTCTCTGATATCAAAG GAAAGATAGAGAAGGAACATCCACTGTGTTTTCCTCATCTCGGGACCGTAAAAATTCATGCAATTAAG GTAACGCGCAAAGGGCACTTCTATCACCTTTCTGACTCCATGTATTTGAAAAGTGCATTTGTTGGCTACAATGACTGCTGGTTTCTTTCTGTTGATGCTTCTATTGTTGATGGTCAGTCAACTGACCCTAATACTGGCAATCTTTCAACTTATTTTGAAAGGGCAGGTGATAGCTCCGTTGATAGAATAAATGTTGCCAGAAATAATCATGGTGGACATGTACCTAACCATGATGCTCCACAATTACAAGACATTGTGACACAAGAATATGTCAATGAGAAAGCCCCTAGTAGAAAAGATTTAACGACTGAGAAGGAAGAAGTTACTCATTCTGTTGAAAATTGCAGCAAACATCAATCGGGCAGGATAAGGAATGGCTATGAAGGCCTCAACGAAACACTGGAATCTTTGCCTACTGTGAAGGTGAATCGTAAAAGtaagaagagaaaaacaaaattgattagTGAACATGAAGTTGTTAATCATACCGGTGATGATAATGATCAAAACCCATTGCAGCAAGTCGTTGGATCTGGTGAAAAATCCAGGGAATATGCACATAATGAAGTTTTCGATCATCCAATCATGGAGAGAAAATCCAATGTAGGTGAACCTGGTCAGGTCTCATCTTCTAATGCTCGTGATGAATCTGAACATGGAAGGACGCTTAAGTTTAATTTATCTGAGGAAGCTGAGGTTGATGACAAAAATTCTAAATCCAAATATCTGATGGATAATACTTCTTTGGTAGGTGCTGCACAGGCTGGGTTCATTGCAAAAAAAATGCCCATGATTGAAATGACAAGTGGAGTAATGAATGGAGTGGAAGGAAACAGAGTTTTTGTTTCTGAATCTAGCAAAGCGACATCTACACCTAAGGTTACTTCCGAGTACTTGTCGGATATGAAACAAACTGCAAAAGTTGTCGTAGGTAGTTTGTCTACTGAACCTGATGATCAACTGCCCAAGACTGGTTCAAGttatgagaagaagaagacaaggaaaaggaaaagtaagtTGTCATGTTGTCCAAATGAGGCTGTTGGTTTGATTTCATCTAGAGTAGAGGATCAACAGGATGCAAGTCGAGAATCTGATATAACAACTGTCCCCAGTCAAGATATTGAGGAGGCATCAATTCCCAACCTCCTGGGAGCATCCAGGAAAAGGCACAATGATTCGAGTGATAAAATTGCAGAAACTTCTGCACCGTCCTTGGTTGGAGAGTCCT GTGATGATAAGAACAACATTGAACTTGGCGATGTGCAAAGCATAAGGAATGCGTCTGATAAAGCTGTGTTAGGAGTAAAAGGAATGATTGATTCAAAGGATATTGCCTCTAAAAGCAAGGATCCCGCTGATCTCCAGAAAAGCATTAGTACATCTGAGGATGCCAATAATGTTCGAGGCAATCATCTTACGTGCAAAACCGGAAAGGTTGTTCCAATTCTAGAGGGAAGAGAGTTTCTGCAGGTCACCGATACAAAAGCCTCAATGGTAGAGAACTGTCACTCATCAAGCTGGGATGGTACTGACGCTAATATTAAAGCTGCTGATATTTCTGAATCGGTACATTTAAAGGGAACTACTGAAAACGCCAAGCATGGTAAGAAaaggaagattaaaaaatctaGGGGTTCAGCAGAAGAAAGACAGATTAATTTAGTCACAGTAGGTGCTGGAGATACCGCACAAGACATTCTTCCAACTGAGCCACAAAGTTCTACTTTAGGTGATAATTCTTGTAGTAAAGCTGAGATTGGAGAAAACAATGTTTCTCTAATGAAGGGAGAAAACACAACTAGTACTTCCTTAATACCTGATGTTGCTGAAAACGCCAAGCATGGTAAGAAaaggaagattaaaaaatctaGGGGTTCAGCAGAAGAAAGACAGATTAATTTAGTCACAGCAGGTGCTGGAGATACCGCACAAGACATTCCTCCAACCGAGCCACAAAGTTCTACTTTAGGTGATAATTCTTGTAGTAAAGCTGAGAATGGAGAAAACAATGTTTCTCTTATGAAGGGAGAAAACACAAGAAGTACTTCCTTAATACCTGATGTTAGGTACATAGATATAGATAAACCAATTATAAGTAAGGTGGGACCTTCGATGCAAATCAACCAAACTCAAGCAGTAGCAAAAGACATGGATGGGCaagtgagaaagaaaaataagaagagACCTGTGGCATCAATGAAAAGTACACCAGAccttcaagaagaaagtatcGGTAATGAGGATTCATTCCCATCAAAGAGAATTGACAAGGAAGTAAAACCTGTGTCTATAGCGGCAAAGAAAACTAAGTTTCCGAAAGCAGATTTgaggaatgaaattgaaaaagcAAATTTGGACTCTACGCTGGTTTCTGAGGTTGAAACTACTCCTAGCATTTGCAAGAAGTCTAAGACAGTTGGGCCCTCCCTCACTCCATCTCTCGTTTCTGAAGGCTATGAAGAGAGGCCTATTGAAGCAAATAGATGTAGCAACACCAGTAAAGATGGTACTACTGTTAATGTTGACAATCACGGTGAAGTTCCTTATAAAGGCGATAAAGTTGGCATTGAGCAAAAGGCTGTCGAACTCCAACACGAATCTGTTGAAGTGCATGTCGACAAGTTGAGTAGAGAGAACAGTCCGGATACTCTGCTcaaatctaaaagaaaaaagaaaagtctaaGTGCATGCTCTTCTGCGGTTTCCTTGAGTACGCAGAACAAACAGAAGTCAGATGAAAACACAGAGACTGAGGAACATTGGCAAACTAGCAACTCTAGCGCCCTCAAACTTCATGTTGACAATAAGCTAAAGAAGAATTCAAGAGGTGGGGTAAATTCTCTGCCTTCTAATGAGCATAAGCAGCAAACCTCTGACTCTAATAAAGCAGCTAGGGTGAGGGAAAAAGTTGTCGATTCTTCTCGGGGCAGTACTGAGATATACAGTGAAACTCCTGCTTTACCAAAAGCAAGACCCAAGTTGAAAAACTCAGCAAATATGGCTCAACAGGACCAAAAGCATAGTGGAAGTCAATCTACTGTTATTGGCCATCCTCTGGGTGAACAAAAACCTTCTCGGAGTGGAAAGCAAGATGATACTCAATCACGACGAAAGAACTCGTTGCTTACATCAGGAGGCATATTTAAGGATGCTAGCAGTGATAGTTCTGAGGATGAAGGTGGAATTGCTGATTCAGATGCTAGATCTCCTGATAATTCACTAATATCCAACTTCTCAGACGGTGAAAGCAATG GATCTGTTGACTTGGAAAGAACAAACACCCGTAGAAGtatgagaaagaaaga GCCTTCAAGCCCTGAGAATATGACCCTTGACATAATCCTTCGAAGTTCAAGTAGGTATAAGAAGGCAAAGCTCACAGCTGTTCAATCACTACAAGATGATACTGAAAGCCAGCCTGTCGATTTTGTTCCAGACAGTCAGCCTAATATTTAG
- the LOC111804907 gene encoding uncharacterized protein LOC111804907 isoform X2 codes for MSMLDSPTCFVDAAASHNTVFIDTSLGTHLAMAVSDGDIVSDIKGKIEKEHPLCFPHLGTVKIHAIKVTRKGHFYHLSDSMYLKSAFVGYNDCWFLSVDASIVDGQSTDPNTGNLSTYFERAGDSSVDRINVARNNHGGHVPNHDAPQLQDIVTQEYVNEKAPSRKDLTTEKEEVTHSVENCSKHQSGRIRNGYEGLNETLESLPTVKQVVGSGEKSREYAHNEVFDHPIMERKSNVGEPGQVSSSNARDESEHGRTLKFNLSEEAEVDDKNSKSKYLMDNTSLVGAAQAGFIAKKMPMIEMTSGVMNGVEGNRVFVSESSKATSTPKVTSEYLSDMKQTAKVVVGSLSTEPDDQLPKTGSSYEKKKTRKRKSKLSCCPNEAVGLISSRVEDQQDASRESDITTVPSQDIEEASIPNLLGASRKRHNDSSDKIAETSAPSLVGESCDDKNNIELGDVQSIRNASDKAVLGVKGMIDSKDIASKSKDPADLQKSISTSEDANNVRGNHLTCKTGKVVPILEGREFLQVTDTKASMVENCHSSSWDGTDANIKAADISESVHLKGTTENAKHGKKRKIKKSRGSAEERQINLVTVGAGDTAQDILPTEPQSSTLGDNSCSKAEIGENNVSLMKGENTTSTSLIPDVAENAKHGKKRKIKKSRGSAEERQINLVTAGAGDTAQDIPPTEPQSSTLGDNSCSKAENGENNVSLMKGENTRSTSLIPDVRYIDIDKPIISKVGPSMQINQTQAVAKDMDGQVRKKNKKRPVASMKSTPDLQEESIGNEDSFPSKRIDKEVKPVSIAAKKTKFPKADLRNEIEKANLDSTLVSEVETTPSICKKSKTVGPSLTPSLVSEGYEERPIEANRCSNTSKDGTTVNVDNHGEVPYKGDKVGIEQKAVELQHESVEVHVDKLSRENSPDTLLKSKRKKKSLSACSSAVSLSTQNKQKSDENTETEEHWQTSNSSALKLHVDNKLKKNSRGGVNSLPSNEHKQQTSDSNKAARVREKVVDSSRGSTEIYSETPALPKARPKLKNSANMAQQDQKHSGSQSTVIGHPLGEQKPSRSGKQDDTQSRRKNSLLTSGGIFKDASSDSSEDEGGIADSDARSPDNSLISNFSDGESNGSVDLERTNTRRSMRKKEPSSPENMTLDIILRSSSRYKKAKLTAVQSLQDDTESQPVDFVPDSQPNI; via the exons ATGTCGATGCTGGATTCTCCCACATGTTTCGTCGATGCTGCGGCGTCTCACAATACTGTTTTCATTGACACCAGCCTCGGCACTCACTTGGCGATGGCCGTCTCAGACGGTGATATCGTCTCTGATATCAAAG GAAAGATAGAGAAGGAACATCCACTGTGTTTTCCTCATCTCGGGACCGTAAAAATTCATGCAATTAAG GTAACGCGCAAAGGGCACTTCTATCACCTTTCTGACTCCATGTATTTGAAAAGTGCATTTGTTGGCTACAATGACTGCTGGTTTCTTTCTGTTGATGCTTCTATTGTTGATGGTCAGTCAACTGACCCTAATACTGGCAATCTTTCAACTTATTTTGAAAGGGCAGGTGATAGCTCCGTTGATAGAATAAATGTTGCCAGAAATAATCATGGTGGACATGTACCTAACCATGATGCTCCACAATTACAAGACATTGTGACACAAGAATATGTCAATGAGAAAGCCCCTAGTAGAAAAGATTTAACGACTGAGAAGGAAGAAGTTACTCATTCTGTTGAAAATTGCAGCAAACATCAATCGGGCAGGATAAGGAATGGCTATGAAGGCCTCAACGAAACACTGGAATCTTTGCCTACTGTGAAG CAAGTCGTTGGATCTGGTGAAAAATCCAGGGAATATGCACATAATGAAGTTTTCGATCATCCAATCATGGAGAGAAAATCCAATGTAGGTGAACCTGGTCAGGTCTCATCTTCTAATGCTCGTGATGAATCTGAACATGGAAGGACGCTTAAGTTTAATTTATCTGAGGAAGCTGAGGTTGATGACAAAAATTCTAAATCCAAATATCTGATGGATAATACTTCTTTGGTAGGTGCTGCACAGGCTGGGTTCATTGCAAAAAAAATGCCCATGATTGAAATGACAAGTGGAGTAATGAATGGAGTGGAAGGAAACAGAGTTTTTGTTTCTGAATCTAGCAAAGCGACATCTACACCTAAGGTTACTTCCGAGTACTTGTCGGATATGAAACAAACTGCAAAAGTTGTCGTAGGTAGTTTGTCTACTGAACCTGATGATCAACTGCCCAAGACTGGTTCAAGttatgagaagaagaagacaaggaaaaggaaaagtaagtTGTCATGTTGTCCAAATGAGGCTGTTGGTTTGATTTCATCTAGAGTAGAGGATCAACAGGATGCAAGTCGAGAATCTGATATAACAACTGTCCCCAGTCAAGATATTGAGGAGGCATCAATTCCCAACCTCCTGGGAGCATCCAGGAAAAGGCACAATGATTCGAGTGATAAAATTGCAGAAACTTCTGCACCGTCCTTGGTTGGAGAGTCCT GTGATGATAAGAACAACATTGAACTTGGCGATGTGCAAAGCATAAGGAATGCGTCTGATAAAGCTGTGTTAGGAGTAAAAGGAATGATTGATTCAAAGGATATTGCCTCTAAAAGCAAGGATCCCGCTGATCTCCAGAAAAGCATTAGTACATCTGAGGATGCCAATAATGTTCGAGGCAATCATCTTACGTGCAAAACCGGAAAGGTTGTTCCAATTCTAGAGGGAAGAGAGTTTCTGCAGGTCACCGATACAAAAGCCTCAATGGTAGAGAACTGTCACTCATCAAGCTGGGATGGTACTGACGCTAATATTAAAGCTGCTGATATTTCTGAATCGGTACATTTAAAGGGAACTACTGAAAACGCCAAGCATGGTAAGAAaaggaagattaaaaaatctaGGGGTTCAGCAGAAGAAAGACAGATTAATTTAGTCACAGTAGGTGCTGGAGATACCGCACAAGACATTCTTCCAACTGAGCCACAAAGTTCTACTTTAGGTGATAATTCTTGTAGTAAAGCTGAGATTGGAGAAAACAATGTTTCTCTAATGAAGGGAGAAAACACAACTAGTACTTCCTTAATACCTGATGTTGCTGAAAACGCCAAGCATGGTAAGAAaaggaagattaaaaaatctaGGGGTTCAGCAGAAGAAAGACAGATTAATTTAGTCACAGCAGGTGCTGGAGATACCGCACAAGACATTCCTCCAACCGAGCCACAAAGTTCTACTTTAGGTGATAATTCTTGTAGTAAAGCTGAGAATGGAGAAAACAATGTTTCTCTTATGAAGGGAGAAAACACAAGAAGTACTTCCTTAATACCTGATGTTAGGTACATAGATATAGATAAACCAATTATAAGTAAGGTGGGACCTTCGATGCAAATCAACCAAACTCAAGCAGTAGCAAAAGACATGGATGGGCaagtgagaaagaaaaataagaagagACCTGTGGCATCAATGAAAAGTACACCAGAccttcaagaagaaagtatcGGTAATGAGGATTCATTCCCATCAAAGAGAATTGACAAGGAAGTAAAACCTGTGTCTATAGCGGCAAAGAAAACTAAGTTTCCGAAAGCAGATTTgaggaatgaaattgaaaaagcAAATTTGGACTCTACGCTGGTTTCTGAGGTTGAAACTACTCCTAGCATTTGCAAGAAGTCTAAGACAGTTGGGCCCTCCCTCACTCCATCTCTCGTTTCTGAAGGCTATGAAGAGAGGCCTATTGAAGCAAATAGATGTAGCAACACCAGTAAAGATGGTACTACTGTTAATGTTGACAATCACGGTGAAGTTCCTTATAAAGGCGATAAAGTTGGCATTGAGCAAAAGGCTGTCGAACTCCAACACGAATCTGTTGAAGTGCATGTCGACAAGTTGAGTAGAGAGAACAGTCCGGATACTCTGCTcaaatctaaaagaaaaaagaaaagtctaaGTGCATGCTCTTCTGCGGTTTCCTTGAGTACGCAGAACAAACAGAAGTCAGATGAAAACACAGAGACTGAGGAACATTGGCAAACTAGCAACTCTAGCGCCCTCAAACTTCATGTTGACAATAAGCTAAAGAAGAATTCAAGAGGTGGGGTAAATTCTCTGCCTTCTAATGAGCATAAGCAGCAAACCTCTGACTCTAATAAAGCAGCTAGGGTGAGGGAAAAAGTTGTCGATTCTTCTCGGGGCAGTACTGAGATATACAGTGAAACTCCTGCTTTACCAAAAGCAAGACCCAAGTTGAAAAACTCAGCAAATATGGCTCAACAGGACCAAAAGCATAGTGGAAGTCAATCTACTGTTATTGGCCATCCTCTGGGTGAACAAAAACCTTCTCGGAGTGGAAAGCAAGATGATACTCAATCACGACGAAAGAACTCGTTGCTTACATCAGGAGGCATATTTAAGGATGCTAGCAGTGATAGTTCTGAGGATGAAGGTGGAATTGCTGATTCAGATGCTAGATCTCCTGATAATTCACTAATATCCAACTTCTCAGACGGTGAAAGCAATG GATCTGTTGACTTGGAAAGAACAAACACCCGTAGAAGtatgagaaagaaaga GCCTTCAAGCCCTGAGAATATGACCCTTGACATAATCCTTCGAAGTTCAAGTAGGTATAAGAAGGCAAAGCTCACAGCTGTTCAATCACTACAAGATGATACTGAAAGCCAGCCTGTCGATTTTGTTCCAGACAGTCAGCCTAATATTTAG
- the LOC111804907 gene encoding uncharacterized protein LOC111804907 isoform X3, whose protein sequence is MSMLDSPTCFVDAAASHNTVFIDTSLGTHLAMAVSDGDIVSDIKGKIEKEHPLCFPHLGTVKIHAIKVTRKGHFYHLSDSMYLKSAFVGYNDCWFLSVDASIVDGQSTDPNTGNLSTYFERAGDSSVDRINVARNNHGGHVPNHDAPQLQDIVTQEYVNEKAPSRKDLTTEKEEVTHSVENCSKHQSGRIRNGYEGLNETLESLPTVKVNRKSKKRKTKLISEHEVVNHTGDDNDQNPLQQVVGSGEKSREYAHNEVFDHPIMERKSNVGEPGQVSSSNARDESEHGRTLKFNLSEEAEVDDKNSKSKYLMDNTSLVGAAQAGFIAKKMPMIEMTSGVMNGVEGNRVFVSESSKATSTPKVTSEYLSDMKQTAKVVVGSLSTEPDDQLPKTGSSYEKKKTRKRKSKLSCCPNEAVGLISSRVEDQQDASRESDITTVPSQDIEEASIPNLLGASRKRHNDSSDKIAETSAPSLVGESCDDKNNIELGDVQSIRNASDKAVLGVKGMIDSKDIASKSKDPADLQKSISTSEDANNVRGNHLTCKTGKVVPILEGREFLQVTDTKASMVENCHSSSWDGTDANIKAADISESVHLKGTTENAKHGKKRKIKKSRGSAEERQINLVTAGAGDTAQDIPPTEPQSSTLGDNSCSKAENGENNVSLMKGENTRSTSLIPDVRYIDIDKPIISKVGPSMQINQTQAVAKDMDGQVRKKNKKRPVASMKSTPDLQEESIGNEDSFPSKRIDKEVKPVSIAAKKTKFPKADLRNEIEKANLDSTLVSEVETTPSICKKSKTVGPSLTPSLVSEGYEERPIEANRCSNTSKDGTTVNVDNHGEVPYKGDKVGIEQKAVELQHESVEVHVDKLSRENSPDTLLKSKRKKKSLSACSSAVSLSTQNKQKSDENTETEEHWQTSNSSALKLHVDNKLKKNSRGGVNSLPSNEHKQQTSDSNKAARVREKVVDSSRGSTEIYSETPALPKARPKLKNSANMAQQDQKHSGSQSTVIGHPLGEQKPSRSGKQDDTQSRRKNSLLTSGGIFKDASSDSSEDEGGIADSDARSPDNSLISNFSDGESNGSVDLERTNTRRSMRKKEPSSPENMTLDIILRSSSRYKKAKLTAVQSLQDDTESQPVDFVPDSQPNI, encoded by the exons ATGTCGATGCTGGATTCTCCCACATGTTTCGTCGATGCTGCGGCGTCTCACAATACTGTTTTCATTGACACCAGCCTCGGCACTCACTTGGCGATGGCCGTCTCAGACGGTGATATCGTCTCTGATATCAAAG GAAAGATAGAGAAGGAACATCCACTGTGTTTTCCTCATCTCGGGACCGTAAAAATTCATGCAATTAAG GTAACGCGCAAAGGGCACTTCTATCACCTTTCTGACTCCATGTATTTGAAAAGTGCATTTGTTGGCTACAATGACTGCTGGTTTCTTTCTGTTGATGCTTCTATTGTTGATGGTCAGTCAACTGACCCTAATACTGGCAATCTTTCAACTTATTTTGAAAGGGCAGGTGATAGCTCCGTTGATAGAATAAATGTTGCCAGAAATAATCATGGTGGACATGTACCTAACCATGATGCTCCACAATTACAAGACATTGTGACACAAGAATATGTCAATGAGAAAGCCCCTAGTAGAAAAGATTTAACGACTGAGAAGGAAGAAGTTACTCATTCTGTTGAAAATTGCAGCAAACATCAATCGGGCAGGATAAGGAATGGCTATGAAGGCCTCAACGAAACACTGGAATCTTTGCCTACTGTGAAGGTGAATCGTAAAAGtaagaagagaaaaacaaaattgattagTGAACATGAAGTTGTTAATCATACCGGTGATGATAATGATCAAAACCCATTGCAGCAAGTCGTTGGATCTGGTGAAAAATCCAGGGAATATGCACATAATGAAGTTTTCGATCATCCAATCATGGAGAGAAAATCCAATGTAGGTGAACCTGGTCAGGTCTCATCTTCTAATGCTCGTGATGAATCTGAACATGGAAGGACGCTTAAGTTTAATTTATCTGAGGAAGCTGAGGTTGATGACAAAAATTCTAAATCCAAATATCTGATGGATAATACTTCTTTGGTAGGTGCTGCACAGGCTGGGTTCATTGCAAAAAAAATGCCCATGATTGAAATGACAAGTGGAGTAATGAATGGAGTGGAAGGAAACAGAGTTTTTGTTTCTGAATCTAGCAAAGCGACATCTACACCTAAGGTTACTTCCGAGTACTTGTCGGATATGAAACAAACTGCAAAAGTTGTCGTAGGTAGTTTGTCTACTGAACCTGATGATCAACTGCCCAAGACTGGTTCAAGttatgagaagaagaagacaaggaaaaggaaaagtaagtTGTCATGTTGTCCAAATGAGGCTGTTGGTTTGATTTCATCTAGAGTAGAGGATCAACAGGATGCAAGTCGAGAATCTGATATAACAACTGTCCCCAGTCAAGATATTGAGGAGGCATCAATTCCCAACCTCCTGGGAGCATCCAGGAAAAGGCACAATGATTCGAGTGATAAAATTGCAGAAACTTCTGCACCGTCCTTGGTTGGAGAGTCCT GTGATGATAAGAACAACATTGAACTTGGCGATGTGCAAAGCATAAGGAATGCGTCTGATAAAGCTGTGTTAGGAGTAAAAGGAATGATTGATTCAAAGGATATTGCCTCTAAAAGCAAGGATCCCGCTGATCTCCAGAAAAGCATTAGTACATCTGAGGATGCCAATAATGTTCGAGGCAATCATCTTACGTGCAAAACCGGAAAGGTTGTTCCAATTCTAGAGGGAAGAGAGTTTCTGCAGGTCACCGATACAAAAGCCTCAATGGTAGAGAACTGTCACTCATCAAGCTGGGATGGTACTGACGCTAATATTAAAGCTGCTGATATTTCTGAATCGGTACATTTAAAGGGAACTACTGAAAACGCCAAGCATG GTAAGAAaaggaagattaaaaaatctaGGGGTTCAGCAGAAGAAAGACAGATTAATTTAGTCACAGCAGGTGCTGGAGATACCGCACAAGACATTCCTCCAACCGAGCCACAAAGTTCTACTTTAGGTGATAATTCTTGTAGTAAAGCTGAGAATGGAGAAAACAATGTTTCTCTTATGAAGGGAGAAAACACAAGAAGTACTTCCTTAATACCTGATGTTAGGTACATAGATATAGATAAACCAATTATAAGTAAGGTGGGACCTTCGATGCAAATCAACCAAACTCAAGCAGTAGCAAAAGACATGGATGGGCaagtgagaaagaaaaataagaagagACCTGTGGCATCAATGAAAAGTACACCAGAccttcaagaagaaagtatcGGTAATGAGGATTCATTCCCATCAAAGAGAATTGACAAGGAAGTAAAACCTGTGTCTATAGCGGCAAAGAAAACTAAGTTTCCGAAAGCAGATTTgaggaatgaaattgaaaaagcAAATTTGGACTCTACGCTGGTTTCTGAGGTTGAAACTACTCCTAGCATTTGCAAGAAGTCTAAGACAGTTGGGCCCTCCCTCACTCCATCTCTCGTTTCTGAAGGCTATGAAGAGAGGCCTATTGAAGCAAATAGATGTAGCAACACCAGTAAAGATGGTACTACTGTTAATGTTGACAATCACGGTGAAGTTCCTTATAAAGGCGATAAAGTTGGCATTGAGCAAAAGGCTGTCGAACTCCAACACGAATCTGTTGAAGTGCATGTCGACAAGTTGAGTAGAGAGAACAGTCCGGATACTCTGCTcaaatctaaaagaaaaaagaaaagtctaaGTGCATGCTCTTCTGCGGTTTCCTTGAGTACGCAGAACAAACAGAAGTCAGATGAAAACACAGAGACTGAGGAACATTGGCAAACTAGCAACTCTAGCGCCCTCAAACTTCATGTTGACAATAAGCTAAAGAAGAATTCAAGAGGTGGGGTAAATTCTCTGCCTTCTAATGAGCATAAGCAGCAAACCTCTGACTCTAATAAAGCAGCTAGGGTGAGGGAAAAAGTTGTCGATTCTTCTCGGGGCAGTACTGAGATATACAGTGAAACTCCTGCTTTACCAAAAGCAAGACCCAAGTTGAAAAACTCAGCAAATATGGCTCAACAGGACCAAAAGCATAGTGGAAGTCAATCTACTGTTATTGGCCATCCTCTGGGTGAACAAAAACCTTCTCGGAGTGGAAAGCAAGATGATACTCAATCACGACGAAAGAACTCGTTGCTTACATCAGGAGGCATATTTAAGGATGCTAGCAGTGATAGTTCTGAGGATGAAGGTGGAATTGCTGATTCAGATGCTAGATCTCCTGATAATTCACTAATATCCAACTTCTCAGACGGTGAAAGCAATG GATCTGTTGACTTGGAAAGAACAAACACCCGTAGAAGtatgagaaagaaaga GCCTTCAAGCCCTGAGAATATGACCCTTGACATAATCCTTCGAAGTTCAAGTAGGTATAAGAAGGCAAAGCTCACAGCTGTTCAATCACTACAAGATGATACTGAAAGCCAGCCTGTCGATTTTGTTCCAGACAGTCAGCCTAATATTTAG